The following proteins come from a genomic window of Oncorhynchus mykiss isolate Arlee chromosome 19, USDA_OmykA_1.1, whole genome shotgun sequence:
- the si:dkey-248g15.3 gene encoding glycine-rich cell wall structural protein 1.8 isoform X2, which translates to MSDPAKKPAESTPGTDDGKKGKGGKGGHGHGHGKAGEHGGDHGGDHKGKGGEHKGKGGEHGGDHGGDHKGKGGDHGGKAGRGGH; encoded by the exons ATGAGTGATCCAG CAAAGAAACCG GCGGAGTCCACACCTGGGACTGATGAT GGGAAGAAGGGAAAAGGTGGAAAAGGGGGACACGGCCATGGGCATGGAAAAGCCGGCGAGCATGGAGGAGATCATGGAGGCGACCATAAAGGAAAAGGAGGCGAGCATAAAGGAAAAGGAGGCGAGCATGGAGGAGATCATGGAGGCGACCATAAAGGAAAAGGAGGTGACCACGGAGGAAAAGCAGGTCGTGGAGGACATTAA
- the mthfd1b gene encoding C-1-tetrahydrofolate synthase, cytoplasmic, whose product MSAQIISGKEVSAQVRERLKKDVAQMKTQDPNFRPGLVVLQVGDRDDSNLYISMKLKAAAEIGINATHLRLPKTATEDEVLHSIMEVNENSAIHGLIVQLPLDSIHKIDTEKVTNVVAPEKDVDGLTCINAGKLSRGDLGDCFIPCTPNGCMELIRQTGVSVAGKRAVVIGRSKIVGAPMHDLLLWNHATVTTCHSKTADLAAEVGRADILVVGIGKAEMVKGDWVKKGAVVIDCGINHIPDETRPSGKRVVGDVHYSSVKEQAGFITPVPGGVGPMTVAMLMQNTVLSAKRFLESHQPGKWSITYTKLILQKPVPSDIVISRSCVPKPIDRLAMEVGLLSDELELYGKTKAKVQLDIISRLRAQPDGKYVVVTGITPTPLGEGKSTTTIGLVQALGAHMKLNVFACVRQPSQGPTFGIKGGAAGGGYSQVIPMEEFNLHLTGDIHAITAANNLVAAAIDARLFHEATQTDKALYNRLVPLSGGQRTFSPIQINRLKRLGIEKTDPTTLTEEEITRFARLDMDPDSITWHRVLDTNDRFLRKITIGQSPTEKGHTREAQFSITVASEIMAVLALTSSLKDMRQRLAKMVVATSRSGQPITTEDLGVSGALTVLMRDAIKPNLMQTLEGTPVFVHAGPFANIAHGNSSVLADKIALKLVGPEGFVVTEAGFGADIGMEKFFNIKCRYSGLRPHVVVLVATVRALKMHGGGPTVTAGMALPKEYVEENLELLEKGCSNMRKQVENARHFGVPVVVAVNAFKTDTESELDLICTLAKEVGAFDAVRCSHWAEGGAGAVALGQAVQRASEAPSDFKFLYDVELPIADKIRIIAQKIYGADDIELLPDAQHKVELYTKQGFGNLPICMAKTHLSLSHEADKKGVPTGFVLPIRDIRASVGAGFLYPLVGTMPTIPGLPTRPCFYDIDLDPETEQVNGLF is encoded by the exons GCAGGTAAGGGAGAGGCTGAAGAAGGATGTGGCGCAGATGAAGACGCAGGACCCAAATTTTCGACCAGGTCTGGTTGTGTTACAG GTGGGGGACAGAGATGATTCAAACCTCTACATCAGCATGAAGCTGAAGGCAGCAGCTGAG ATTGGAATTAATGCCACACACCTGAGGCTCCCCAAGACTGCCACAGAGGATGAG GTGCTGCACAGCATTATGGAGGTGAATGAGAACTCTGCTATCCATGGCCTCATCGTTCAGCTGCCTCTGGACTCCATCCACAAAATAGATACTGAGAAGGTGACCAACGTTGTGGCCCCAGAGAAGGATGTGGATGG tcTGACCTGTATAAATGCTGGGAAGCTGTCCCGGGGGGACTTGGGTGACTGTTTCATCCCCTGTACTCCTAACGGCTGCATGGAGCTCATCAGACAGACTG GTGTTTCTGTGGCCGGGAAGAGAGCTGTGGTGATTGGCCGCAGTAAGATTGTGGGCGCGCCCATGCATGACCTACTGCTGTGGAACCACGCTACCGTGACAACCTGCCACTCAAAGACTGCTGACCTCGCTGCTGAG GTGGGCAGAGCAGACATCTTGGTGGTTGGGATTGGGAAAGCAGAGATGGTGAAGGGGGATTGGGTGAAGAAGGGAGCGGTGGTCATCGACTGCGGCATTAATCACATCCCAG ATGAGACGCGGCCCAGTGGGAAGCGTGTGGTGGGGGATGTGCACTACTCCTCTGTTAAGGAGCAGGCTGGCTTCATCACTCCAGTACCAGGAGGAGTGGGGCCCATGACTGTGGCCATGCTCATGCAG AACACAGTGCTAAGTGCCAAGCGCTTCCTGGAGTCTCACCAGCCAGGCAAGTGGAGCATCACCTACACCAAGCTCATCCTGCAGAAGCCTGTGCCAAG TGACATTGTGATCTCGCGTTCCTGCGTGCCCAAGCCCATCGACCGACTGGCCATGGAGGTGGGGCTGCTGTCGGACGAGTTGGAGCTCTATGGGAAGACCAAGGCCAAGGTGCAGCTGGACATCATCAGTCGCCTGCGGGCACAGCCTGATGGGAAATACGTGGTGGTCACTGG AATCACCCCCACCCCActgggagagggaaagagcaCCACCACCATAGGACTGGTCCAGGCTCTGGGGGCTCACATGAAGCTCAATGTCTTCGCCTGTGTCCGCCAGCCCTCCCAAGGCCCCACCTTCGGAATCAAAG GAGGTGCTGCTGGAGGTGGATATTCTCAAGTAATTCCCATGGAGGAG TTCAACCTCCACCTCACGGGAGATATCCACGCCATCACAGCTGCCAACAACCTGGTGGCGGCCGCCATAGACGCCCGTCTGTTCCATGAAGCCACCCAAACAGACAAG GCTTTATATAACCGTCTGGTCCCTCTTAGTGGAGGTCAGAGGACATTCTCCCCCATCCAGATAAACAGACTAAAG AGACTGGGCATTGAGAAGACTGACCCCACCACTCTGACCGAGGAGGAGATAACCCGCTTTGCCCGACTAGACATGGACCCTGACTCCATCACCTGGCACAGAG TGTTAGACACCAATGATCGTTTCCTGAGGAAGATCACCATTGGCCAATCGCCAACTGAGAAGGGACACACTAGGGAG gCTCAGTTCAGCATCACAGTGGCCAGTGAGATCATGGCCGTGCTGGCTCTCACCAGCAGCCTGAAGGACATGCGCCAGCGCCTGGCCAAAATGGTGGTGGCAACCAGCCGCAGTGGGCAGCCCATCACCACAGAGGACCTG GGTGTGAGTGGAGCCCTGACTGTGCTGATGAGGGATGCCATCAAGCCCAACTTGATGCAGACTCTGGAG GGAACCCCCGTGTTCGTCCACGCCGGACCTTTCGCCAACATCGCCCACGGCAACTCCTCCGTCCTGGCTGATAAGATAGCCCTGAAGCTGGTCGGCCCGGAGGGATTTGTGG TGACTGAGGCTGGGTTCGGCGCTGACATCGGCATGGAGAAATTCTTCAACATCAAATGCCGCTACTCCGGCCTGCGGCCTCACGTGGTGGTGCTGGTGGCCACCGTCCGTGCCCTGAAGATGCATGGAGGTGGGCCAACG GTTACTGCTGGGATGGCCCTGCCCAAAGAATATGTGGAAGAG aACCTTGAGCTGCTGGAGAAGGGCTGCAGTAACATGAGGAAACAAGTGGAGAATGCCAGGCACTTTGGAGTGCCAGTGGTGGTGGCCGTCAACGCTTTCAA GACGGACACTGAATCAGAGCTGGACCTGATCTGCACCCTGGCCAAGGAGGTAGGGGCCTTTGATGCGGTGCGCTGCTCTCACTGGGCTGAAGGGGGTGCTGGTGCCGTGGCCCTGGGACAGGCTGTGCAGAGGGCTTCTGAGGCCCCCAGTGACTTCAAGTTCCTCTATGATGTCGAG CTGCCCATTGCGGATAAGATCCGGATCATTGCTCAGAAGATCTATGGGGCTGATGACATAGAGCTGCTGCCAGATGCCCAGCACAAGGTGGAGCTCTACACCAAACAG GGCTTTGGGAATCTGCCCATCTGCATGGCAAAGACCCACCTGTCCCTGTCCCACGAGGCGGATAAGAAGGGCGTGCCCACAGGTTTCGTCCTGCCCATCAGAGACATCCGTGCCAGTGTGGGTGCTGGGTTCCTCTACCCTCTTGTTGGCACG ATGCCCACAATTCCAGGGCTGCCCACAAGGCCCTGTTTCTATGACATTGACCTAGACCCTGAGACTGAGCAGGTCAACGGACTCTTCTAA
- the si:dkey-248g15.3 gene encoding uncharacterized protein si:dkey-248g15.3 isoform X1, whose product MLSRCLMGNNDNAFLYYLNNFKIFLTFYPQQRNRRSPHLGLMMGRREKVEKGDTAMGMEKPASMEEIMEATIKEKEASIKEKEASMEEIMEATIKEKEVTTEEKQVVEDIKDLIMYHLHLFHHGSYYEKNMLSDLLKLTNL is encoded by the exons ATGCTTTCTCGATGCTTAATGGGAAACAATGACAATGCATTCCTCTATTATTTGAATAACTTCAAAATATTCCTTACTTTTTATCCACAGCAAAGAAACCG GCGGAGTCCACACCTGGGACTGATGAT GGGAAGAAGGGAAAAGGTGGAAAAGGGGGACACGGCCATGGGCATGGAAAAGCCGGCGAGCATGGAGGAGATCATGGAGGCGACCATAAAGGAAAAGGAGGCGAGCATAAAGGAAAAGGAGGCGAGCATGGAGGAGATCATGGAGGCGACCATAAAGGAAAAGGAGGTGACCACGGAGGAAAAGCAGGTCGTGGAGGACATTAAAGATTTAATCATGTACCATTTGCATCTGTTTCATCACGGTAGCTATTACGAAAAAAACATGTTGAGCGATTTATTAAAGTTGACAAACCTCTAA